A DNA window from Paenibacillus segetis contains the following coding sequences:
- a CDS encoding DeoR/GlpR family DNA-binding transcription regulator — protein MEYSKSELRRSKLLELIKLHGKVSIQEMIETIGCSEATARRDLDLLEKSGQIIRTIGGAIYEGSLMQTTSELPFADKRFFQRQGKERIAEVAAELVEEGDIVCLTGGTTTFFIARALKKKRNITIVTNAVNIASELADADGVQVVVIGGVMRAKSYELSGPLAESVIEKINITKMFLGIDGVSQAHGFTMHSELEARIAQLLIERSSQVYAVFDQSKLEKSALFTIIPLQRATGVITNKKPEGWFEQVCKEQKIAVHTTIEDVAH, from the coding sequence ATGGAATACTCAAAGAGTGAGTTACGCAGGTCCAAACTTCTGGAACTCATTAAATTGCATGGTAAAGTATCAATTCAAGAAATGATCGAGACCATAGGGTGCTCGGAAGCTACCGCACGTCGCGATCTCGATTTGCTAGAGAAATCAGGGCAAATCATTCGGACAATTGGGGGAGCCATCTATGAAGGCTCACTTATGCAGACAACATCTGAGTTGCCCTTTGCAGATAAACGTTTTTTTCAGCGGCAAGGTAAGGAACGAATCGCTGAAGTGGCTGCCGAACTGGTAGAAGAAGGCGACATCGTTTGCCTCACGGGAGGTACAACGACGTTTTTCATCGCCAGAGCTTTGAAGAAGAAACGGAACATCACGATTGTCACCAATGCGGTGAATATCGCTTCTGAATTAGCGGATGCAGATGGCGTTCAAGTGGTTGTCATTGGCGGCGTCATGCGTGCTAAGAGCTATGAACTTAGCGGTCCGCTCGCGGAGAGCGTTATTGAAAAGATCAACATCACGAAGATGTTTCTAGGTATAGATGGAGTCTCTCAAGCTCATGGATTTACGATGCATTCCGAGCTGGAGGCGCGTATTGCCCAACTTCTAATCGAACGTTCGAGTCAAGTTTATGCCGTATTCGACCAGAGCAAACTCGAGAAAAGTGCGCTGTTTACGATCATTCCATTGCAGCGGGCAACAGGAGTCATCACGAACAAGAAACCGGAAGGCTGGTTCGAGCAAGTATGTAAAGAACAGAAAATCGCTGTTCATACAACAATAGAAGACGTCGCTCATTAG
- a CDS encoding LLM class flavin-dependent oxidoreductase, whose amino-acid sequence MSPDHSVSQNLTPKLSDIPVSILDLAPITAEGTAADSLRNTLDLAQHADQWGYNRYWLAEHHNMPGIASSATSVVIGHVAAGTTRIRVGSGGIMLPNHSPLVIAEQFGTLESLFPGRIDLGLGRAPGSDQLTSQALRRGPGSNGMDFPERLNELRNYFNPPATGSSTRVRAIPGEGLNIPIWLLGSSGFSAELSGRLGLPFAFASHFAPEYLLPALEIYRSQFRPSEALAQPYAMIGVSVIVADSDEEARRLATSQEQQFLNLIRGRTGPLQAPVDNMDTLWNAQEKAIVRSKFSYAAVGSPDTVRKILESHLQETGADEMIVSAQVYDHKARLRSYELLAEMFNKK is encoded by the coding sequence AAGGCACGGCAGCAGACTCGCTGCGAAATACCCTTGATCTAGCACAACATGCTGATCAATGGGGATACAACCGATACTGGCTAGCCGAACACCATAATATGCCGGGTATCGCAAGCTCAGCTACATCAGTTGTTATCGGGCATGTCGCAGCGGGAACAACCAGAATAAGAGTAGGTTCCGGTGGAATCATGTTACCCAACCATTCCCCACTGGTCATAGCGGAGCAATTTGGAACACTGGAATCCCTGTTTCCTGGACGTATTGATCTTGGACTTGGAAGAGCCCCGGGATCAGACCAACTAACGTCTCAAGCATTGCGGCGTGGACCTGGAAGCAATGGAATGGACTTCCCAGAACGATTAAATGAACTTCGCAACTATTTCAACCCACCCGCGACTGGATCCTCTACGAGAGTTAGAGCGATCCCTGGCGAAGGCTTGAACATTCCAATTTGGTTGCTTGGGTCCAGTGGTTTTAGTGCAGAGCTATCCGGAAGACTTGGCTTGCCGTTTGCTTTTGCCAGTCACTTCGCTCCTGAATATTTGCTACCTGCTTTGGAAATATACCGCAGTCAATTTCGCCCATCTGAGGCATTAGCACAACCTTATGCTATGATTGGTGTAAGTGTTATCGTTGCCGATAGTGATGAGGAAGCGCGTAGACTAGCGACTTCACAAGAGCAGCAGTTCCTGAATCTGATTCGCGGACGTACAGGCCCGTTACAAGCACCGGTAGACAATATGGATACCCTTTGGAATGCCCAAGAGAAGGCTATTGTACGCAGTAAATTCAGTTATGCGGCAGTCGGAAGCCCAGATACCGTCCGTAAGATCTTGGAATCTCATTTACAGGAAACGGGTGCCGATGAAATGATCGTATCCGCTCAAGTATATGATCATAAGGCTCGTTTGCGCTCTTACGAGTTGTTAGCCGAAATGTTTAATAAGAAATAA
- the pepT gene encoding peptidase T, translated as MKEELIRRFTSYVQVDTQSNEDQESCPSTPGQLTLAHQLVEELGAIGMQDISIDEYGYVMATLPANTQKEVPVIGFLAHLDTAPDFNGANVSPQIVENYDGGDIILNQAQRIVLSPKNFPELLTYKGQTLITTDGTSLLGADDKAGIAEIMTAMAYLNAQPEIKHGTIRVAFTPDEEIGRGPERFDVAAFGAKYAYTVDGGQLGELEYESFNAASVKIWCKGVNIHPGSAKGTMINSAKIAMEIQRRLPAEEAPESTEGYEGFYHLESIQGNVEQTKLQYIIRDFDRDRFEERKANVQRIVEELRGIYGEDNLILEMKDSYYNMKEKIEPVIEIVHIARDVMEGLGIEPIIKPIRGGTDGSQLSYMGLPTPNLFAGGENFHGKFEYVSVESMIYASKVIVGIVEQFEQRA; from the coding sequence TTGAAAGAAGAATTGATCCGCAGATTTACCTCCTATGTACAAGTCGACACACAATCAAATGAAGATCAGGAGAGCTGTCCCTCAACCCCCGGACAATTAACACTAGCTCATCAACTGGTGGAAGAGCTGGGCGCCATTGGGATGCAAGATATTAGTATAGACGAGTATGGTTATGTCATGGCTACACTCCCTGCTAATACACAAAAAGAAGTACCGGTCATCGGATTCCTTGCACATTTAGATACGGCTCCAGATTTCAATGGCGCTAATGTATCTCCACAAATTGTCGAGAACTATGATGGCGGAGACATTATTTTAAATCAAGCACAGCGCATCGTGTTGTCACCCAAGAACTTTCCAGAGCTTCTTACATACAAAGGTCAGACGTTGATTACAACCGACGGAACTTCGCTGCTCGGGGCTGACGACAAAGCTGGAATCGCTGAAATCATGACCGCAATGGCCTATCTGAACGCACAGCCTGAAATCAAACATGGCACTATTCGGGTTGCTTTTACCCCTGATGAAGAAATCGGCCGAGGTCCAGAACGCTTTGATGTAGCAGCATTTGGGGCTAAGTACGCTTACACCGTAGATGGTGGGCAACTGGGTGAGCTGGAGTATGAGAGCTTCAACGCGGCCTCGGTAAAAATATGGTGCAAAGGAGTTAATATTCATCCTGGCTCTGCCAAAGGAACGATGATTAACTCCGCCAAAATTGCTATGGAGATCCAACGTCGTCTGCCTGCAGAAGAAGCACCCGAATCAACTGAGGGGTATGAAGGCTTCTATCATCTGGAATCCATACAAGGAAATGTAGAGCAAACCAAACTCCAATATATAATTCGAGATTTTGACCGAGATCGATTCGAAGAGCGTAAAGCTAATGTGCAGCGTATTGTGGAGGAGTTAAGAGGTATTTACGGTGAGGACAATCTCATTTTGGAGATGAAGGACTCGTATTATAATATGAAGGAAAAAATCGAACCTGTGATCGAAATCGTGCATATTGCCCGTGATGTTATGGAGGGTCTTGGCATCGAGCCTATCATAAAACCGATTCGCGGGGGTACAGACGGCTCCCAGCTTTCCTATATGGGACTTCCCACACCAAACTTGTTCGCAGGCGGAGAGAATTTCCACGGTAAATTCGAATATGTATCCGTTGAAAGTATGATCTATGCGAGTAAAGTGATCGTGGGAATTGTGGAGCAATTTGAGCAAAGAGCTTAA